CTGAAGATATATTCCCATCATCTCTAGTTGCCCTGCTCCGTACGCTTGCCCACAAAGCGTCGCTAGTGCACTTCCCATCCCAAGCTTAAATcaattttaagtttaaaagaataaattatgaACAATGGATCAACTAAAAAATGTGTTACACATTTGTCATAGATATGTATGCTTAAAGTAACTAATTATATTACCATAATGCCGACAGAGAAGCCGGAGATGACGGAGTTCTGTATGGAGACAGCAGCTAAAGCCAGCGTGTTGACGTGTCCGGCGAGGATCTGCGTGACGGCGCCAAGAGAGTATTGGCAGAAAGATGTGAATATCGCAGGACCAGCGAGCCACCACAACTTCTTTGACTCAGCCGCAAACTGTCGAATGAAGTCTCTACCGCCGGAGATCGGAGGCATGTCGGTGTCGGATTTGGTATGTGCTCGATGTTCTTGTTCTGAGGAAATAGTATCTTCATGATCAACGTTGAGAGTTTCCATGTCTTACTAGCAAAAGAGAGATAGTAATTTCTTAGACATGCATGCATAACGCATATATAGAGTTTTATTTGTATGCAATATTTATgttaggttttttttgtttttttcacaaatttatGTTAGGTACTATAATTTTTAGCTTTTCAAAATTCTAGTATCGTACCACAATTTAGAGATGCAGTGGATTGTACGAGGACAAAGTGGTCTAACTATTCTTACGTAGTCTCCAAACTTGTAGTGAACTTTATCACCCAATTTTAGTTTCTGAAATTAGCTGACTGAACTCAAGTCATTTGGTATCTATCATTCAACAATGAGCAATTGAgcattattataaaattaatcttTTCTAATAGTAGTTTGCTTAGAATTGGGTTGTGCAAATTGCAAAGCACATTAATTGAGCCAAAAACTGTACAAAATTTACATTCATTAATCAAAGGCTAATTAtagtttcttaaaatatattatttaaatactattttatgtttgaataattttcacaacaaaagaaaatcatccttatttgaaagttgaaaccttAACTCACCAcataattttatgttatttttccGAAGAATGTCGATGTTAGATAAATACTAACATATAGTTTTTCGAGgaaatcacgggtttacgttttttggcgggaaaatcatgggtttacgtttatgcgggaaaatcacgagtttacgtttttggcggaaaaattacgggtttacgtttttggcgggaaaatcacgggtttacgtttttggcgggaaaatcacgggtttacgttttttggcgggaaaatcacgggtttacgtttttggcgggaatatcacaggttttggtttttggcgggaatatcacaggttttggtttttggcgggaaaattacggatttacgtttttggcgggaaaatcacggttttacatttttgtcgggaaaatcacgggtttacgttgttggcgggaaaattacgggtttacgtttttggcgggaaaatcacaggttttgttttttggcgagaaaattacggatttacgtttttggcgggaaaatcacggttttacgtttttggcgggaaaatcacgggtttacttTGTTGGCgagaaaatcacggatttatgttttttggtggaaaaattacgagtttattttttctcaatttcatcgcttgtatatttaagaaatttggaaaaatattgattttattaaattggtttagatgtgttggttaagcttaaattgatattggtttagagattttagttggtttaattcaattttacaaaaattgatgggttaattgggtaaacaattgaaaccattaaccattacaacccaactcatttgaCTCATCAAACAAATTGATCCAATAACTCATTTgactcatcaactcatttgagtcaaaaaatttaactcattagggttcatgggttgagttgagttgagttggcccatgaattttgacccattttgacacccctattTGAAACCTTAACTCACCAcataattttatgttatttttctgAAGAATGTCGATGTTAGATAAATactaacatataatttttcgtttttaatcAGATTATCTTTAACTTGAATTGCATCGCGCTAGTTAGTCACTAAATctaaagataattttttgatttgtttgtacataaacaataattttaagaatgaaaacaaagtaagatATGTCCTAATTAATCAATACCTAAATCCATCAGAGCACCTTCATCGGTGACACACACATTTGAGAATCtagcaaataaaaatattaatttttctatatagttttattatttaattaattatttatctattaagaaaacatcaaCCAATCAATAAGCGACAAATGTAGACATGTGTCTCTCAAAACAATTaaccaattattatttaactaattatttatctattaaGAAAAACTGCTAGTTTACAGAGAAGAATaatctctgcttcttctgcgTTTAGGTTTGGGAGCCGGTGGACATTCAAGCGGCTGCGAAATCCTAAACTCCTCTGCTTTAGGCATTGCGCActcttcttattcttattcctcatcttctttctctggcTTCTTCTCAACCATCGTCACCTGACACTTAACCGGCGAGAGAATCTTGATCAGTTTCTCTCCATTACagattgtcttcttctccgtctttGCTCATTCTATGTTTTCTTCCTTACCCTTGTTATTACTCTGCACCTCTTTTCCCGCAAAATTCATAACTTACACGAAatatagaaaacagaaattcaaagTATCAAGAAGAATAGACAGGgaataaatacatatatcttTGGATTTAtcacattaataaaattatattaaagacgatttttttttcataatcaaaaacaaactagGACAtggattattattattttctttaatataattaGCATAATTACAAATTTCACATTGCCACACTAAAAAAAGGCTATCACcgttgattaaaaaaaataatctatgGCCTAAACTTCATTTCATTGAGAAAAGATCTTAATCAGTTTCCAattgaaaatagaaatagaGACACAAGAGAGAGtttacacccaaaaaaaagagacacaaagagagagatatggtTTATAGAATAGGGCAAAGAGAAAGAGTGTACTACAGAGATTTAGCTTTAAAGAGTGTAGCAGAACACAATAGTcgttcagaagaagaagtaatcaCATTTTCGAATAACCAAAGTTATTATCATACTGAGTCATGAACTCGTCGTTGAACTTCTTGAAGCTATCCATGATCTCCGGCATCTCATCTTCTGCTGGCAGGATTGTTGTCCTCAGATGGAACACACTGTCAAAATCCACAAGTGGAATGAGTTCATAAGAAGAGATCAGATGAGCAAGAAAGAAACAGTAGTAGCAGATTCTTTACCCTTCTTTCTGTCCAAATCCAGAGCCAGGTACTGTGGAGATTCCTGTGGCTTCTAAGAGCTTGAGACAGTAGAAAACGTCTGGCACTTTTCCAGCTTGTTTTGCAGCTTGGAGAGCTCCCGTTGGTAACCGTATTTGAGGAAACGAATACATTGCACCTAACATTTACACCAAGAATTAAAGGATCAACTTCAACAACATATACTCCCAAATTTTCTACACTGCACAGGTGCTAATTGCTTCATTATTGTTTTACCTTCTGTGAAATTGCACACGACGTTTTTGCAGCTGTTGAATCCATCTGTCATGAGCCttgctcttcttctcaaagattCAAGAATCCCCTTGCTAAAGAAATGTGCAAAAGGGCGATTTGTTATTCAATCCAGGGATGATGATCACGAGCATGtaagcttatatatatacctttcaCGGGCGAACTGGTCATATGAAATGTCTCCAGGCTTTGGAGGATTAACCATCAAACCCATCTGCACAGGTAATAATCACTCGCAGAACATACCAATGATTTCTAGAAAAGTAAATCCACATTACTTTAAGACCTTTGACTTACAAAGATTTGCGCAGAGACATTAGGGCTGAGGGCAATTGATGCAACCTTGTATATCTCCTCAACAACCTGCAAATTCAGAAATCGTATTATGATTATGTTATGTTTGACACATTACATAAGTAAGTAAACAGAGAGTAAGACAGACCCTTGGAGGGAGGTTGGTCATCTCAAAGTATCCACCTCGCTGTCCACATTCACCCCAATATCCTTTAGAGACTGTGTGAAAAGATACAAGCTGAACTTCCTTGCTGAACGGCGAACCCATTTCCATCAAAACCTATGATTTTTTAAGAATGGTCGTATCAAAAGAGAGATCACAAATCAGGCACAAGGTTAGACACATGAAACCAAATATAGAAGCTAACCTTCTTGGAGCTGATAAAGGGACGCTCATCCTGGTATATGTTCTGCTGATAAACCTCGTCTCCCAGAAGAACCAGTTTCTCGTTATAACAGAACTTCAATATCTCTCTTATGTTAGCTTCGCTTAGACACTGGCCAGTTGGGTTCCCAGGGTTAATGATCACCATTGCCCTTACCTGTACATGCATTCAAGACAATTTGTAACTGGAGCAAGAAAGACATCACCGATTAttgcaagagaagaaggaaaaagagtGCTTACTGTTATCCCTTGAGAACGAGCCTGAGCAACGGATTGTCGAAGGTTAGCAACATCAAGTCCCCAGTTTTCAGACTCATCAAGATAGTAAGGAACAAGAGTACCACCTAACAGTGATATGGTAGCTGAGTAAAGTGGATACTGTGGAACCGGAACTAGAATCTGCCAAAcggaaaataaaacttataaatgaAATGTCAGAAGGTAAATCATAGCAGAAAAGACCTCTTGAGACAGAGCATTACCCCATCTCCATTACCGCGTATAACACAATTCAAGATTTGCATCACACCTTTGCTAGCTCCATCAGTGAGAAAGATGAGTTCTGGGTCACTAAAAATAAAGAACCAAAAAGCCTAAGCTGGGTTTGTTTCTACAACAAAAATCTATTTCATTGTGCAGATGAAAACAATCACCTTGGATACCCATCACGCCGTTGAATGAACTCAGCAACCTCTTTCCTAACTCCTGGAAGGCCTCTTGAATCACTGTAAG
This sequence is a window from Arabidopsis thaliana chromosome 1 sequence. Protein-coding genes within it:
- the GGT1 gene encoding glutamate:glyoxylate aminotransferase (glutamate:glyoxylate aminotransferase (GGT1); FUNCTIONS IN: glycine:2-oxoglutarate aminotransferase activity, L-alanine:2-oxoglutarate aminotransferase activity, alanine-glyoxylate transaminase activity; INVOLVED IN: photorespiration; LOCATED IN: apoplast, chloroplast, peroxisome, vacuole, membrane; EXPRESSED IN: 23 plant structures; EXPRESSED DURING: 14 growth stages; CONTAINS InterPro DOMAIN/s: 1-aminocyclopropane-1-carboxylate synthase (InterPro:IPR001176), Aminotransferase, class I/classII (InterPro:IPR004839), Pyridoxal phosphate-dependent transferase, major domain (InterPro:IPR015424), Pyridoxal phosphate-dependent transferase, major region, subdomain 1 (InterPro:IPR015421), Pyridoxal phosphate-dependent transferase, major region, subdomain 2 (InterPro:IPR015422); BEST Arabidopsis thaliana protein match is: alanine-2-oxoglutarate aminotransferase 2 (TAIR:AT1G70580.4); Has 35333 Blast hits to 34131 proteins in 2444 species: Archae - 798; Bacteria - 22429; Metazoa - 974; Fungi - 991; Plants - 531; Viruses - 0; Other Eukaryotes - 9610 (source: NCBI BLink).), whose product is MALKALDYDTLNENVKKCQYAVRGELYLRASELQKEGKKIIFTNVGNPHALGQKPLTFPRQVVALCQAPFLLDDPNVGMLFPADAIARAKHYLSLTSGGLGAYSDSRGLPGVRKEVAEFIQRRDGYPSDPELIFLTDGASKGVMQILNCVIRGNGDGILVPVPQYPLYSATISLLGGTLVPYYLDESENWGLDVANLRQSVAQARSQGITVRAMVIINPGNPTGQCLSEANIREILKFCYNEKLVLLGDEVYQQNIYQDERPFISSKKVLMEMGSPFSKEVQLVSFHTVSKGYWGECGQRGGYFEMTNLPPRVVEEIYKVASIALSPNVSAQIFMGLMVNPPKPGDISYDQFARESKGILESLRRRARLMTDGFNSCKNVVCNFTEGAMYSFPQIRLPTGALQAAKQAGKVPDVFYCLKLLEATGISTVPGSGFGQKEGRR
- the GGT1 gene encoding glutamate:glyoxylate aminotransferase (glutamate:glyoxylate aminotransferase (GGT1); FUNCTIONS IN: glycine:2-oxoglutarate aminotransferase activity, L-alanine:2-oxoglutarate aminotransferase activity, alanine-glyoxylate transaminase activity; INVOLVED IN: photorespiration; LOCATED IN: apoplast, peroxisome, chloroplast, vacuole, membrane; EXPRESSED IN: 24 plant structures; EXPRESSED DURING: 14 growth stages; CONTAINS InterPro DOMAIN/s: 1-aminocyclopropane-1-carboxylate synthase (InterPro:IPR001176), Aminotransferase, class I/classII (InterPro:IPR004839), Pyridoxal phosphate-dependent transferase, major domain (InterPro:IPR015424), Pyridoxal phosphate-dependent transferase, major region, subdomain 1 (InterPro:IPR015421), Pyridoxal phosphate-dependent transferase, major region, subdomain 2 (InterPro:IPR015422); BEST Arabidopsis thaliana protein match is: alanine-2-oxoglutarate aminotransferase 2 (TAIR:AT1G70580.4); Has 27976 Blast hits to 27968 proteins in 2949 species: Archae - 777; Bacteria - 19095; Metazoa - 617; Fungi - 736; Plants - 1276; Viruses - 0; Other Eukaryotes - 5475 (source: NCBI BLink).), whose translation is MALKALDYDTLNENVKKCQYAVRGELYLRASELQKEGKKIIFTNVGNPHALGQKPLTFPRQVVALCQAPFLLDDPNVGMLFPADAIARAKHYLSLTSGGLGAYSDSRGLPGVRKEVAEFIQRRDGYPSDPELIFLTDGASKGVMQILNCVIRGNGDGILVPVPQYPLYSATISLLGGTLVPYYLDESENWGLDVANLRQSVAQARSQGITVRAMVIINPGNPTGQCLSEANIREILKFCYNEKLVLLGDEVYQQNIYQDERPFISSKKVLMEMGSPFSKEVQLVSFHTVSKGYWGECGQRGGYFEMTNLPPRVVEEIYKVASIALSPNVSAQIFMGLMVNPPKPGDISYDQFARESKGILESLRRRARLMTDGFNSCKNVVCNFTEGAMYSFPQIRLPTGALQAAKQAGKVPDVFYCLKLLEATGISTVPGSGFGQKEGVFHLRTTILPAEDEMPEIMDSFKKFNDEFMTQYDNNFGYSKM